The Anopheles merus strain MAF chromosome 2L, AmerM5.1, whole genome shotgun sequence genome has a segment encoding these proteins:
- the LOC121594842 gene encoding myosin heavy chain, non-muscle isoform X2, which translates to MAEDLRDRNDPELKYLSVERNSFNDPATQAEWTQKRLVWVPHESQGFVAASMKGERGDEVEVELAETGKRVLVLKDDIQKMNPPKFDKVEDMAELTCLNEASVLHNIKDRYYSGLIYTYSGLFCVVVNPYKKLPIYTEKIMEKYKGIKRHEVPPHVFAITDTAYRSMLQDREDQSILCTGESGAGKTENTKKVIQYLAYVAASKPKGSVATPTPALIIGELEQQLLQANPILEAFGNAKTVKNDNSSRFGKFIRINFDASGYISGANIETYLLEKSRAIRQAKDERTFHIFYQLLAGASPEQRERFILDDVKTYPFLSNGGLPVPGVDDYAEFQATVKSMNIMGMTSEDFNSIFRIVSAVLLFGSMTFKQERNSDQATLPDNTVAQKIAHLLGLNVTDMTKAFLTPRIKVGRDFVTKAQTREQVEFAVEAIAKACYEKMFKWLVNRINRSLDRTKRQGASFIGILDMAGFEIFELNSFEQLCINYTNEKLQQLFNHTMFILEQEEYQREGIEWKFIDFGLDLQPTIDLIDKPGGIMALLDEECWFPKATDKSFVEKLAAAHSMHPKFMKTDFRGVADFAVVHYAGKVDYSATKWLMKNMDPLNENVVSLLQASQDPFVVQIWKDAEIVGMAQQALTDTQFGARTRKGMFRTVSHLYKEQLAKLMDTLRNTNPNFVRCIIPNHEKRAGKIDAPLVLDQLRCNGVLEGIRICRQGFPNRIPFQEFRQRYELLTPNVIPKGFMDGKRACEQMIKSLELDSNLYRIGQSKIFFRAGVLAHLEEERDYKITDLIVNFQAFCRGFLARRNYQKRLQQLNAIRIIQRNCAAYLKLRNWQWWRLYTKVKPLLEVTKQEEKLVQKEDELRQIRDKLENLSKNSQEYEKKYQQAMEEKTHLAEQLQAEIELCAEAEEGRARLVARKQELEELMQDLESRIEEEEERVNALTSEKKKLQINIQDLEEQLEEEEAARQKLQLEKVQLDAKLKKMEEDVALIEDQNHKLVKEKKLLEERANDLSQTLAEEEEKAKHLAKLKVKHESTIAELEERLLKDHQQRQEADRSKRKIETEVADLKEQINERRMQIEEMQQQLVKREEELAQTLVRIDEESAAKAAAQKTQRELESQLAEIQEDLEAEKLARSKAEKQKRDLNEELEALKNELLDSLDTTAAQQELRSKREQEVATLKKTLEDESANHESTLMDMRHKHAQEISSINEQLENLKKMKGGLEKSKQQLEAENADLATELRNVNQSRQENDRRRKQAETQIAELQVKLADVDRVRVELQDKVTKLQQESENITQQLDEAELKASAAMKSAGNLESQLTEAQQLLEEETRQKLALSSKLRQIESEKEALQEQLEEDEEAKTNYEKKLAELNFTIQEMKKRSEEDSDIAKELEESKKKMNKDIETLQRQIQELQAANDRLDKSKKKIQSELEDATIELDTQRTKVLELEKKQKNFDKVLAEEKAISEQVAQERDAAEREAREKETKVLSLTRELDEAFEKIDELETKRKGLQNELDELANTQGTADKNVHELEKAKRALESQLAELKAQNEELEDDLQLTEDAKLRLEVNMQALRAQFERDIQAKEEQSEEKRRGLVKALRDLEAELDEERKQRAAAVAAKKKLEGDLKDMEATLEMNNKVKEDALKQAKKLQAQIKDAIRDAEEAKAAKEELAAISKESERKVKTLEADLMQLTEDLSSSERARRAAEGERDELLEEINSNSSKGSLMIDEKRRLEARIAALEEELEEEQSNLELMVDRNRKAQLTIEQLTTELATEKSNSQNNETLKCGLERLNKELKAKLSEQETALRTKLKAATAASEAKNLNLEKQLENETKERLAVQKANRKLEKRIKELTMNIEDERRHADQYKEQIEKANNRMKTLKRNLDEAEEEIQKEKTLKRKAQRECEDMLESHEALSREVNALKSKLRRGGAMGSLSSTRLTPKRENDSISVQDESLDGEDNSN; encoded by the exons ACATACTCGGGGCTGTTCTGCGTGGTGGTCAACCCGTACAAGAAGCTGCCCATCTACACCGAGAAGATCATGGAGAAATACAAAGGCATCAAACGGCACGAGGTGCCACCACACGTCTTTGCGATCACAGACACCGCCTATAGATCGATGCTTCAAG ATCGAGAGGACCAATCCATTCTTTGTACCGGCGAGTCGGGCGCAGGCAAAACCGAGAACACAAAGAAAGTTATCCAGTATTTAGCGTACGTCGCTGCATCGAAACCGAAGGGATCCGTCGCG ACACCAACGCCAGCCCTGATCATC GGTGAATTGGAGCAGCAGTTGCTTCAGGCGAATCCCATTCTGGAAGCGTTTGGTAACGCCAAGACGGTGAAGAACGACAATTCGTCCCGTTTC GGTAAATTCATTCGAATAAACTTTGACGCTTCGGGCTACATCTCGGGCGCCAACATCGAGACGTATCTGCTGGAGAAGTCACGTGCCATTCGCCAGGCGAAGGATGAGCGTACATTCCACATCTTCTACCAGCTGCTGGCGGGCGCGTCGCCCGAACAACGCGAACGCTTCATCCTGGACGACGTGAAGACGTACCCGTTCCTGTCGAACGGTGGGCTGCCGGTACCGGGCGTGGACGACTATGCCGAGTTCCAGGCCACGGTCAAGAGCATGAACATTATGGGCATGACGTCGGAGGACTTTAACTCGATCTTCCGCATCGTGAGCGCGGTGCTGCTGTTCGGCTCGATGACGTTCAAGCAGGAGCGCAATTCCGACCAGGCCACGCTGCCGGACAACACGGTCGCCCAGAAGATTGCGCATCTGCTCGGGCTGAACGTGACGGACATGACCAAGGCATTCCTGACGCCCCGCATCAAGGTGGGCCGTGACTTTGTGACGAAGGCACAGACCCGCGAGCAGGTGGAGTTTGCGGTGGAGGCGATCGCTAAGGCGTGCTACGAGAAGATGTTCAAGTGGCTGGTGAACCGGATAAATCGGTCGCTCGATCGTACCAAGCGGCAGGGTGCATCGTTCATCGGCATCCTCGATATGGCTGGTTTCGAAATCTTCGAGCTGAACTCGTTCGAGCAGCTGTGCATTAACTACACGAACGAGAAGCTTCAGCAGCTGTTCAACCACACCATGTTCATCCTGGAGCAGGAGGAGTACCAGCGGGAGGGCATCGAGTGGAAGTTCATTGACTTTGGGTTGGATCTGCAGCCGACGATCGATCTGATCGACAAGCCGGGCGGTATCATGGCGCTGCTGGACGAGGAGTGTTGGTTCCCGAAGGCGACGGACAAGTCGTTCGTGGAGAAGCTGGCAGCCGCCCACTCCATGCATCCCAAGTTCATGAAGACCGATTTCCGTGGCGTGGCCGACTTTGCGGTCGTGCACTATGCCGGCAAGGTGGACTACTCCGCCACGAAGTGGTTGATGAAGAACATGGATCCGCTGAACGAGAACGTGGTGTCGCTGCTGCAGGCGTCGCAGGATCCGTTCGTGGTGCAGATCTGGAAGGACGCCGAGATTGTCGGTATGGCCCAGCAGGCCCTAACGGACACACAGTTCGGTGCGCGCACGCGCAAGGGTATGTTCCGTACGGTTTCGCATCTGTACAAGGAGCAGCTGGCCAAGCTGATGGACACGCTGCGCAATACCAACCCGAACTTTGTGCGTTGTATCATTCCGAACCACGAAAAGCGTGCCGGCAAGATCGATGCTCCGCTCGTGCTGGACCAGCTGCGCTGTAACGGTGTGCTCGAGGGTATCCGTATCTGCCGCCAGGGCTTCCCGAACCGCATTCCGTTCCAGGAGTTCCGCCAGCGCTACGAGCTGCTCACGCCAAACGTCATCCCGAAGGGCTTCATGGATGGTAAGCGAGCCTGCGAGCAGATGATCAAATCGCTCGAGCTGGACAGCAATCTGTACCGCATCGGACAGTCGAAGATCTTCTTCCGTGCGGGCGTGCTGGCGCATCTGGAGGAGGAGCGTGACTACAAGATCACGGACCTGATCGTCAACTTCCAGGCGTTCTGCCGTGGGTTCCTTGCCCGCCGCAACTACCAGAAACGGCTGCAGCAGCTGAACGCGATCCGCATCATCCAGCGTAACTGTGCCGCTTACCTGAAGCTGCGCAACTGGCAGTGGTGGCGCCTGTACACGAAGGTGAAGCCGCTGCTGGAAGTGACCAAGCAGGAGGAAAAGCTGGTGCAGAAGGAGGACGAACTGCGCCAGATCCGCGACAAGCTCGAGAACTTGTCGAAGAACTCGCAGGAGTACGAGAAAAAGTACCAGCAGGCAATGGAGGAGAAGACGCACCTTGCCGAACAGCTGCAGGCCGAGATTGAGCTTTGCGCTGAAGCGGAAGAGGGTCGGGCCCGGTTGGTCGCTCGCAAGCAGGAGCTGGAAGAGCTGATGCAGGATCTCGAGTCGCgaatagaagaagaggagGAGCGTGTGAACGCGCTGACCAgcgagaagaagaagctgcAAATCAACATTCAGGATCTGGAGGAGCAgctggaggaggaagaagCCGCGCGCCAGAAGCTGCAGCTGGAGAAGGTACAGCTCGACGCAAAGCTGAAGAAAATGGAGGAAGATGTCGCGCTGATCGAGGACCAGAACCACAAGCTGGTGAAGGAGAAGAAGCTGCTCGAGGAGCGTGCCAACGACCTGTCCCAGACGCTggccgaggaggaggagaaggcgAAGCATCTTGCCAAGCTGAAGGTGAAGCACGAGTCGACGATCGCGGAGCTGGAGGAGCGTCTGCTGAAGGATCATCAGCAGCGCCAGGAAGCGGACCGCTCGAAGCGCAAGATCGAGACGGAGGTGGCTGACCTGAAGGAGCAGATCAACGAGCGACGCATGCAGATAGaggagatgcagcagcagctggtgaAGCGCGAAGAGGAACTGGCACAAACGCTCGTACGCATCGACGAAGAGTCGGCGGCAAAGGCTGCGGCTCAGAAAACGCAGCGCGAGCTCGAATCGCAACTGGCCGAAATTCAGGAGGATCTCGAGGCGGAAAAGCTCGCTCGCTCCAAGGCTGAAAAGCAGAAGCGTGATCTGAACGAAGAACTCGAGGCGCTGAAAAACGAACTGTTGGATTCGCTGGACACCACTGCCG CACAACAAGAACTGCGTTCGAAGCGTGAACAGGAGGTGGCCACCCTCAAGAAGACCCTCGAGGACGAGTCGGCCAACCACGAGTCAACGCTGATGGACATGCGTCACAAACATGCGCAAGAGATTTCCTCCATTAACGAACAGCTGGAAAATCTGAAGAAAATGAAGGGCGGATTGGAGAAGAGCAAACAGCAGCTCGAGGCGGAAAATGCAGATCTTGCTACCGAATTGCGCAACGTCAACCAATCGCGCCAGGAGAACGATCGTCGACGCAAGCAGGCGGAAACACAGATTGCCGAGTTGCAG GTGAAACTTGCGGATGTCGATCGTGTTCGTGTCGAGCTGCAGGATAAGGTGACCAAGCTGCAACAAGAATCGGAAAACATTACACAACAACTGGACGAAGCTGAGCTGAAGGCTTCCGCTGCGATGAAGAGCGCCGGCAATCTGGAAAGCCAGTTGACCGAAGCGCAACAGCTGCTGGAAGAGGAAACGCGTCAGAAGCTTGCCTTGAGCTCCAAGCTGCGTCAAATCGAGTCGGAGAAGGAAGCGCTTCAGGAGCAGCTGGAAGAGGACGAGGAGGCAAAGACTAACTACGAGAAGAAGTTGGCCGAGCTGAACTTTACCATCCAGGAGATGAAGAAGCGCTCCGAGGAGGACTCGGACATTGCCAAGGAGCTGGAAGAgtcgaagaagaagatgaacaaGGACATCGAGACGCTGCAGCGCCAGATCCAGGAGCTGCAGGCTGCCAACGATCGTTTGGACAAGAGCAAGAAGAAGATCCAGTCCGAGCTGGAGGATGCCACGATCGAGCTGGACACGCAGCGCACCAAGGTGTTAGAGCtggagaagaagcagaagaacttCGACAAGGTGTTGGCGGAGGAGAAGGCCATCAGCGAGCAAGTGGCCCAGGAACGCGACGCAGCAGAGCGTGAGGCGCGCGAGAAGGAAACGAAGGTTCTGTCGCTTACCCGCGAGCTGGACGAAGCGTTCGAGAAGATCGACGAGCTGGAAACGAAGCGCAAGGGTCTGCAGAACGAGCTGGATGAGCTGGCAAATACACAG GGAACAGCCGACAAAAACGTGCATGAGCTAGAGAAGGCAAAGCGGGCCCTCGAGAGCCAGCTGGCCGAACTGAAAGCACAAAACGAAGAGCTCGAGGATGATCTGCAGCTGACCGAGGACGCCAAGCTGCGGTTGGAGGTTAACATGCAAGCCCTGCGCGCACAATTCGAACGCGACATTCAGGCGAAGGAGGAGCAGTCGGAAGAGAAGCGACGCGGGCTGGTGAAAGCTTTGCGCGATCTGGAAGCCGAGCTGGACGAGGAGCGCAAACAGCGTGCGGCAGCGGTCGCTGCTAAGAAGAAGCTCGAGGGCGACCTGAAGGACATGGAGGCGACGCTCGAAATGAACAATAAGGTGAAGGAGGATGCGCTGAAGCAGGCCAAAAAGCTGCAGGCCCAGATCAAGGACGCCATCCGTGACGCCGAGGAAGCTAAGGCGGCTAAGGAGGAGTTAGCTGCCATTAGTAAGGAGTCGGAGCGCAAGGTGAAGACGCTCGAGGCGGACCTGATGCAGCTGACCGAGGATCTGTCCAGCTCGGAACGGGCGCGCCGTGCCGCGGAAGGCGAACGCGACGAGCTGCTGGAGGAGATCAATTCCAACTCCAGCAAGGGTTCGCTCATGATCGACGAAAAGCGACGCCTGGAGGCCCGCATTGCCGCCCTGGAGGAGGAGCTCGAGGAGGAGCAATCGAACCTCGAGCTGATGGTGGACCGAAACCGCAAGGCCCAGCTCACGATCGAACAGCTCACCACCGAGCTGGCGACGGAGAAGTCGAACTCGCAGAACAACGAAACCCTCAAGTGCGGCTTGGAGCGACTGAACAAGGAGCTGAAGGCGAAGCTGTCCGAGCAGGAGACGGCACTCCGCACGAAGCTGAAGGCGGCAACGGCCGCCTCGGAGGCGAAGAACTTGAACCTGGAGAAGCAGCtcgaaaacgaaacgaaggAACGGTTGGCCGTGCAGAAGGCTAACCGCAAGCTGGAGAAACGCATCAAGGAGCTGACGATGAACATCGAAGACGAGCGACGACATGCCGATCAGTACAAGGAGCAGATCGAAAAG GCCAACAACCGCATGAAGACGCTGAAGCGCAACCTGGACGAGGCGGAAGAGGAAATCCAGAAGGAAAAGACACTGAAACGAAAGGCGCAGCGCGAATGCGAAGATATGCTTGAAAGCCACGAAGCGCTGTCGCGGGAAGTGAATGCGCTCAAATCAAAACTGAG ACGAGGTGGTGCAATGGGCAGTTTGAGCTCGACCCGATTGACGCCGAAGCGCGAGAACGACTCGATCTCGGTGCAGGATGAATCGCTCGATGGCGAAGATAACAGCAACTGA